A window from Leptothermofonsia sichuanensis E412 encodes these proteins:
- the era gene encoding GTPase Era, which translates to MSDIEDHLTDWGIIPNPPEGFRSGFVGIIGRPNVGKSTLMNQLVGQKIAITSPVAQTTRNRLRGILTTPTAQLIFVDTPGIHKPHHQLGEVLVKNAQIAIRSVDVLLFVADGSVEAGGGDRFIADLLKDIEIPVILGINKADQQPGCEGQKSGGIKEEGEVEGTGGSLFPFPLHPFDQTYQALAQEQGWAIAKFSAITGDGLDPLLEHLIQNLEPGPYYYPPDLVTDQPERFIMGELIREQILLHTREEVPHSVAIIVDRVEEAPTITHVWATILVERDSQKGIVIGKKGAMLKEIGSAARQQIQKLVMGNVYLELFVKVQPRWRQSRTRLADLGYRVEE; encoded by the coding sequence ATGAGTGACATCGAAGATCATTTAACGGACTGGGGGATCATCCCCAATCCCCCAGAGGGGTTCCGTTCTGGCTTTGTGGGGATCATTGGACGCCCCAATGTAGGCAAGTCAACATTGATGAACCAACTGGTGGGGCAGAAGATTGCCATTACCTCACCCGTTGCCCAGACCACCCGTAATCGGTTGCGCGGAATTTTGACTACCCCCACCGCTCAGTTAATTTTTGTAGACACGCCGGGAATTCACAAACCCCATCACCAACTGGGAGAAGTGCTGGTCAAAAACGCCCAGATTGCCATTCGGTCAGTCGATGTTCTGCTATTTGTGGCGGACGGCTCTGTAGAAGCGGGGGGGGGCGATCGCTTCATCGCTGATCTGCTGAAGGACATCGAGATCCCTGTAATCCTGGGCATTAACAAAGCAGATCAGCAGCCTGGGTGCGAGGGGCAAAAAAGTGGAGGGATAAAGGAGGAAGGAGAGGTAGAAGGAACCGGAGGAAGTCTTTTCCCCTTCCCCCTGCATCCCTTTGACCAGACCTATCAGGCTCTGGCCCAAGAACAGGGTTGGGCGATCGCCAAGTTCTCTGCCATCACAGGGGACGGGCTGGATCCCTTACTGGAACACCTGATTCAAAACCTGGAACCCGGTCCCTATTACTATCCACCTGACCTGGTGACAGACCAGCCTGAGCGATTTATCATGGGCGAACTGATCCGGGAGCAAATTTTGCTGCATACCCGCGAAGAGGTGCCCCACTCCGTCGCCATCATCGTTGACAGAGTAGAAGAAGCACCCACGATTACTCACGTCTGGGCAACGATTCTGGTAGAGCGGGATTCCCAGAAGGGGATTGTGATCGGCAAAAAGGGCGCAATGCTGAAGGAAATTGGCTCCGCCGCCCGGCAACAAATTCAAAAACTGGTGATGGGAAATGTTTATCTGGAACTGTTTGTGAAGGTGCAACCCAGGTGGCGGCAGTCTCGCACCCGGCTGGCAGACTTAGGCTACCGGGTAGAAGAGTAA
- a CDS encoding FAD-dependent oxidoreductase: MTRLFDFSLQHPFSRRTILKLFGVGVVGGMIGYSRFTKPQPAVFQQDSLTLPYHLNQPRRVIVVGGGLAGLACAYELSQRGFQVTLLERAPQLGGKIASWPIQVNGHSFMMEHGFHGFFPQYYNLWSLVDELKIHQNFKSLNFYSVVYRGDRYKPEVFRPSHSAFPWNIVDLAISSNNRLRWGLNLTKYEHWQVFREITGFNPQSTFQRLDNISVAEWVERDFPRGLFDLYFLPFAKSSLNAPDVLSAGELMQFFHFYFFGNPEGLAFNGTRQDMGTSLVQPIAQSILDNGGRIITGATIRNIHWDKGEIASLTYQTGTTYNAVPFWVDANPVLNQSLGNLQFYGGGDEVYAVKGNNEPVLSLTCTHQGCTVKQAANGEFHCPCHGAVFDQVGRVMRGPAQRDLARYNILNREVNRLQLVAARPESPPTTVEALTADYYVFAADVVGMRRLFADMTGDVYLPVRQQVEQLAIADPFAVCRFWFDRDFAWEQSWFTSLSGYRLTDSITLYHRIQDDYITWAKETGGSVVELHAYCYKEKEFPTQEALLTTFEQELYEIVPDLKDATLLHRELVNQKNFSGYPPGSYRDRPSTETPVPNLFFAGDWVKMPFPCGLMERAISSGLLASNAILAQESLQRRPLLTVRQEGMLSVLT, encoded by the coding sequence ATGACTCGGCTATTTGATTTTTCGCTTCAGCATCCCTTTTCTCGACGAACCATTCTCAAGTTATTCGGGGTTGGGGTAGTGGGAGGAATGATTGGGTACTCCCGGTTTACTAAACCCCAGCCCGCTGTTTTTCAACAGGATTCCCTGACACTGCCCTACCATCTGAACCAGCCTCGTCGGGTCATAGTAGTCGGTGGCGGGTTGGCGGGGCTGGCCTGTGCCTATGAACTGAGCCAGCGTGGATTCCAGGTCACCTTGCTGGAGCGGGCACCCCAGTTGGGCGGCAAAATTGCCAGTTGGCCGATTCAGGTCAACGGACATTCCTTCATGATGGAGCATGGCTTTCATGGCTTCTTTCCTCAGTATTACAACCTCTGGAGTCTGGTGGATGAACTGAAGATCCATCAAAACTTCAAGTCCCTCAATTTCTACTCGGTGGTTTACAGGGGCGATCGCTACAAACCTGAAGTATTTCGTCCCAGCCACTCAGCCTTTCCCTGGAACATTGTGGATCTGGCGATTTCTTCTAACAATCGTCTGCGCTGGGGCCTAAACCTGACCAAATACGAGCACTGGCAGGTCTTTCGGGAAATTACAGGGTTTAACCCTCAAAGCACCTTCCAGCGTCTGGACAACATTTCGGTGGCGGAATGGGTGGAGCGAGACTTTCCCCGTGGGCTGTTTGACCTTTACTTTTTACCCTTTGCCAAGTCCAGCCTGAATGCCCCAGATGTCCTCAGTGCAGGGGAGTTGATGCAGTTCTTTCACTTCTATTTCTTCGGCAATCCAGAGGGGCTGGCCTTTAACGGCACCCGACAGGATATGGGAACCAGTCTGGTACAGCCGATCGCCCAGTCCATTCTGGACAACGGCGGTAGAATTATCACCGGGGCAACCATCCGTAATATCCATTGGGACAAAGGAGAAATTGCGTCTCTGACTTACCAGACGGGCACTACTTACAATGCAGTCCCCTTCTGGGTGGATGCCAACCCGGTGCTGAACCAGTCGTTGGGTAACCTGCAATTCTATGGAGGTGGGGATGAGGTTTATGCTGTGAAGGGAAACAATGAGCCAGTACTTTCGCTCACCTGCACCCACCAGGGCTGCACAGTAAAGCAGGCAGCCAATGGGGAATTTCATTGCCCCTGTCATGGGGCGGTGTTTGATCAGGTGGGGCGAGTGATGCGGGGACCCGCTCAGCGAGATCTTGCCCGTTACAACATTCTCAACCGTGAAGTAAACCGACTCCAACTGGTAGCCGCCAGGCCAGAATCTCCTCCAACCACTGTGGAAGCGTTGACGGCAGATTATTATGTCTTTGCAGCGGATGTAGTTGGAATGCGCCGGCTGTTTGCTGACATGACTGGAGATGTTTACCTTCCGGTCAGGCAGCAGGTAGAGCAACTGGCGATCGCCGATCCCTTTGCGGTTTGCCGCTTCTGGTTCGATCGCGACTTTGCCTGGGAACAAAGCTGGTTTACTTCTCTCTCTGGCTACCGCCTCACCGACAGCATCACCCTCTACCATCGGATTCAGGACGATTACATCACCTGGGCGAAAGAAACTGGTGGCAGTGTGGTTGAACTTCATGCTTACTGCTACAAGGAAAAGGAATTCCCGACCCAGGAAGCACTCCTGACCACCTTTGAGCAGGAACTTTATGAGATTGTGCCCGATCTGAAAGATGCGACCCTGCTCCACCGGGAACTGGTCAACCAGAAGAACTTTTCCGGTTATCCCCCTGGCAGCTACCGCGATCGCCCCTCTACTGAAACTCCAGTCCCCAACCTCTTCTTTGCTGGAGACTGGGTCAAAATGCCCTTCCCCTGCGGTTTAATGGAACGTGCCATCAGCAGTGGACTGCTTGCCAGCAACGCCATTCTGGCTCAGGAAAGCCTCCAGCGCCGTCCGCTGTTGACCGTTCGCCAGGAGGGAATGCTGTCGGTATTAACTTAG
- a CDS encoding homospermidine biosynthesis protein, which yields MSKLLSHKIAPSPMPAEISVVDLIDGYFTAYNSARLREICHLLSREVMREGVTVAMSLSGAMTPAGFGVSVLSPLVRNGFVDWIISTGANLYHDMHYGLGLDLYSSSPFLDDVKLRQEGRIRIYDIVFEYDVLLETDAFLREILKAEPFQKRMSTAEFHYLLGQYVREVEKQLGVKNSCLLATAYECGVPIYTSSPGDSSIGMNVAAIALEGSQLVLDPSLDVNETAAIAYAAREADIPGVEGKSAALIIGGGSPKNFLLQTQPQLHEVLGLEERGHDYFIQVTDARPDTGGLSGATPSEAVSWGKVDPEELPSTIVCYTDSTIALPIITAYVTNQCQPRPLKRLYDRRSEMVAKLKADYEAAKANPAHLVSTPIPVIEPERELVATYPCGTPIQNGHRKVKAN from the coding sequence ATGTCAAAACTGCTCAGCCACAAAATCGCACCCTCCCCCATGCCTGCGGAGATCAGCGTCGTTGATTTGATCGATGGATACTTTACGGCTTATAACTCTGCTCGACTGCGTGAGATTTGCCATTTGCTCAGTCGTGAAGTGATGCGGGAAGGTGTCACGGTTGCTATGAGTCTGTCGGGCGCGATGACCCCGGCAGGCTTTGGGGTGTCTGTATTGTCGCCTCTGGTGCGCAATGGTTTTGTCGATTGGATCATCAGTACAGGGGCAAACTTATATCACGATATGCACTATGGATTGGGACTGGATCTTTACTCCAGCAGCCCTTTCCTGGATGATGTGAAATTGCGTCAGGAAGGCCGGATTCGGATCTATGACATTGTGTTTGAATACGATGTTTTGCTGGAGACTGATGCATTTCTGAGAGAAATCTTGAAAGCAGAACCCTTCCAGAAGCGCATGAGTACAGCGGAGTTTCACTACTTGCTGGGTCAGTATGTGCGGGAGGTTGAAAAACAACTGGGGGTGAAAAATTCCTGTCTGCTGGCAACGGCCTACGAGTGTGGTGTTCCTATCTACACCTCTTCTCCCGGTGACAGTTCGATTGGCATGAATGTAGCAGCGATCGCCCTCGAAGGGTCCCAACTGGTGCTGGATCCATCCCTGGATGTGAATGAAACGGCAGCGATCGCTTACGCTGCCCGTGAGGCTGATATCCCTGGAGTTGAGGGTAAGAGTGCTGCCCTGATCATTGGCGGCGGCAGTCCCAAAAATTTCCTGCTGCAAACCCAACCCCAATTACATGAAGTTTTGGGTTTAGAAGAGCGCGGCCATGATTACTTTATCCAGGTGACAGATGCCCGTCCCGATACGGGTGGATTGTCTGGTGCCACCCCAAGCGAAGCCGTCAGTTGGGGTAAGGTTGATCCCGAAGAACTGCCGAGCACAATTGTTTGCTACACCGACAGCACGATCGCGCTGCCCATTATCACGGCTTATGTGACAAACCAGTGCCAGCCCCGTCCTTTGAAGCGGCTCTACGACCGGCGCAGCGAAATGGTGGCAAAGCTGAAGGCTGACTATGAAGCGGCGAAGGCAAACCCTGCCCATCTGGTTTCTACCCCAATCCCTGTGATTGAACCTGAGCGGGAACTGGTTGCAACCTACCCCTGCGGGACCCCAATTCAGAACGGACACCGGAAGGTCAAAGCCAATTAG
- a CDS encoding ATP-dependent 6-phosphofructokinase, producing the protein MGEIKRIGILTSGGDCAGLNAAVRAVVHRAVNTYGWEVFGIHQATHGLMMRPPSASNLTPDRVNPYLTAGGTFLGTTNKGDPFAFPMSDGSLRDRSHEIIEGYHLLGLDALVGIGGDGSLAILQRLANQGNLRLVGIPKTIDNDVGVTEMSIGFDSAVRIATEALDCLHFTAASHSRVMILEVMGRDAGHIAITAGIAGGADVILIPEIPYSIDGICRTIKQHQEQGKNYCLVIVAEAVRTEAGNTISSSKGLEQCRLGGIGQYLAQQICDRIGAETRVTVLGHTQRGGTPSYLDRLLGATFGVAAVDLIAEGNYDRVVTWQNRRVVSVPISEAIAGYAAVNPNGVLVKTAKGLGIYVGDHDPAAY; encoded by the coding sequence ATGGGAGAAATCAAACGAATTGGGATTCTGACCAGTGGTGGGGACTGCGCTGGTCTGAATGCCGCTGTCCGTGCGGTGGTTCACCGTGCAGTCAACACCTATGGCTGGGAAGTGTTTGGTATTCATCAGGCAACCCACGGGTTGATGATGCGTCCCCCCTCTGCCAGCAACCTGACCCCAGACAGGGTCAACCCTTACCTGACCGCTGGGGGCACGTTTCTGGGAACGACCAATAAAGGGGATCCGTTTGCTTTTCCCATGTCCGATGGCAGTTTGCGCGATCGCTCCCATGAAATTATCGAAGGCTATCACCTGCTGGGTCTGGATGCGCTGGTTGGGATTGGGGGCGACGGGAGTCTGGCCATTCTTCAACGCCTGGCAAATCAAGGAAATCTACGACTGGTGGGGATTCCCAAAACCATTGATAACGATGTCGGCGTCACCGAAATGTCCATCGGCTTTGACAGTGCGGTCCGAATTGCCACCGAAGCCCTCGACTGCCTGCATTTTACGGCTGCCAGCCACAGCCGGGTGATGATTTTGGAAGTGATGGGACGGGATGCGGGGCACATTGCCATCACGGCTGGAATTGCCGGGGGAGCCGATGTGATTTTGATCCCAGAAATTCCCTACTCAATTGACGGTATCTGCCGCACGATCAAGCAACACCAGGAGCAGGGCAAAAATTATTGCCTGGTGATTGTGGCAGAAGCGGTGCGCACGGAAGCGGGTAATACAATTTCTAGCTCAAAAGGGCTGGAACAGTGCAGGCTGGGGGGAATTGGTCAGTATCTGGCGCAACAAATTTGCGATCGCATTGGGGCCGAAACCCGGGTGACTGTCCTGGGACACACCCAGCGGGGCGGGACGCCCTCCTATCTGGATCGCCTCCTGGGTGCAACCTTTGGGGTTGCCGCCGTAGACTTGATTGCTGAGGGCAACTATGATCGTGTGGTGACCTGGCAGAACCGTCGGGTTGTCAGTGTGCCGATTAGTGAGGCGATCGCGGGCTATGCCGCGGTCAATCCCAATGGCGTTCTGGTCAAAACGGCAAAAGGACTGGGCATTTACGTGGGAGACCATGACCCTGCTGCTTACTAA
- a CDS encoding 5'/3'-nucleotidase SurE, which yields MTLLLTNDDGIDAPGIRALLQAVSAFPAPNPSPLTTRWKGTISITLASTRSVAAIPVAM from the coding sequence ATGACCCTGCTGCTTACTAATGATGATGGTATTGATGCTCCAGGGATTCGGGCACTGTTGCAGGCCGTCAGTGCCTTCCCTGCACCCAACCCCTCCCCGCTGACTACCAGGTGGAAGGGGACTATTTCCATTACACTGGCGAGTACCAGAAGCGTCGCCGCGATCCCGGTAGCGATGTAG
- a CDS encoding cytochrome P450, giving the protein MSVCRCFDFLQFWHNALHFSEPIGTFARSAIAQRFQLDLVPNQTIELQPSITLRPRCDIQVILKNSRNPNDTQ; this is encoded by the coding sequence TTGAGCGTCTGCCGCTGCTTCGATTTCCTGCAATTCTGGCATAATGCCCTGCATTTCAGCGAACCGATCGGCACCTTTGCCCGATCGGCGATCGCTCAAAGGTTCCAGCTCGACCTGGTACCCAACCAGACAATTGAGCTTCAGCCCTCGATTACGCTCCGTCCCAGATGTGATATCCAGGTAATCCTGAAAAATTCTCGTAATCCCAATGACACCCAGTAA
- a CDS encoding exosortase-dependent surface protein XDP2: MNLKYFLSSFGLLTVGLALSSTSAQAFTFTTNLAPGSTDPKGDIFLQSVTLGNGTTVSNFSLVNSATIISNDSWTGGNTGAASSDRGDNASGVKLEAATNASIVASLGNLNLNNIIDTEDTGSFKINVSFEQAVSNLFFWERGMNSRLGVQALDGSGNLIGNLLVLDSRTWQWAGFSIDTTEISSAQRVGSLGVSLADLGVSGPIQSIQLTSSRSFNGPDFKVVGEAAAVPEPTTIAGLAIAGLGMAAARRRQNKKA; the protein is encoded by the coding sequence ATGAACCTGAAATATTTTTTGTCCAGTTTTGGACTTCTAACCGTTGGGTTGGCATTGTCCAGTACCTCTGCACAAGCGTTTACGTTTACAACCAACCTTGCTCCTGGCAGCACAGATCCGAAGGGAGACATTTTTCTTCAATCCGTCACGCTGGGCAATGGTACGACCGTCAGTAATTTTTCTCTGGTCAATAGTGCAACTATTATCAGTAACGACTCCTGGACAGGCGGTAATACGGGCGCTGCCAGTTCTGACCGGGGAGATAATGCCTCTGGTGTCAAACTGGAAGCGGCAACTAACGCCAGTATCGTAGCCAGTCTGGGCAACCTGAACCTGAACAACATTATCGATACTGAAGATACTGGCTCCTTCAAAATCAATGTTTCCTTTGAGCAAGCAGTTTCCAACCTGTTTTTCTGGGAAAGGGGAATGAACAGCAGGCTTGGGGTTCAGGCACTGGATGGCAGCGGCAATCTGATTGGTAACCTGCTGGTGCTGGACAGCCGCACCTGGCAATGGGCAGGCTTCAGCATCGACACCACTGAAATCAGTAGTGCCCAGCGGGTAGGCTCTTTAGGGGTCAGCCTGGCGGATCTGGGAGTTTCTGGTCCAATTCAGAGTATTCAGCTAACCAGCAGCCGCTCATTTAATGGTCCAGACTTTAAAGTGGTCGGCGAAGCGGCGGCTGTGCCAGAACCAACTACTATAGCAGGTTTAGCGATCGCTGGTCTTGGCATGGCGGCTGCCCGTCGTCGCCAGAACAAGAAGGCCTGA
- a CDS encoding S-methyl-5'-thioadenosine phosphorylase: MTEAAIGIIGGSGLYKMEALKDVQEVRVDTPFGQPSDALILGTLDGTRVAFLARHGRNHHLLPTELPFRANIYAMKSLGVKYLVSASAVGSLKAEAKPLDMVVPDQFIDRTKNRVSTFFGDGIVAHIAFGDPVCPQLAGILADAVESLNLTDVHLHRGGTYVCMEGPAFSTKAESNLYRSWGATIIGMTNLPEAKLAREAEIAYATLALVTDYDCWHPDHDSVTVDMVIANLQRNAVNAQKVIQETVRRLAENPPESSAHSALKYAILTPLDQVPQATKEKLGLLLQKYL; this comes from the coding sequence ATGACAGAGGCAGCGATCGGGATTATTGGCGGCAGTGGACTTTACAAAATGGAAGCCCTGAAAGATGTGCAAGAAGTGCGGGTGGATACCCCCTTTGGGCAGCCTTCCGATGCCTTAATCTTGGGCACTCTGGATGGGACGCGGGTGGCTTTTCTGGCACGACACGGACGCAACCACCACCTGCTGCCGACTGAGCTGCCCTTTCGTGCCAATATCTATGCCATGAAAAGCCTGGGGGTGAAGTATCTGGTGTCTGCTTCTGCGGTCGGTTCCCTCAAAGCCGAAGCCAAACCCCTGGATATGGTAGTGCCTGACCAGTTTATCGATCGCACCAAAAACCGGGTTTCCACCTTTTTTGGGGATGGCATTGTGGCTCACATCGCATTTGGGGATCCAGTCTGCCCCCAGTTGGCAGGTATTCTGGCAGATGCCGTCGAAAGCCTGAATCTGACAGATGTGCATCTACATCGAGGCGGCACTTACGTCTGTATGGAAGGACCGGCTTTTTCAACGAAAGCCGAGTCTAACCTGTACCGCAGTTGGGGGGCGACCATCATTGGCATGACCAACCTGCCAGAGGCAAAGCTGGCACGGGAAGCGGAAATTGCCTACGCCACCCTGGCGCTGGTCACTGACTATGACTGCTGGCATCCCGATCACGACAGCGTCACGGTAGATATGGTGATTGCTAATTTGCAACGCAATGCCGTCAATGCCCAAAAGGTGATCCAGGAAACCGTCCGCCGCCTGGCAGAGAATCCGCCAGAGTCGAGTGCCCACTCTGCTCTGAAGTATGCCATTCTGACCCCCCTGGATCAGGTGCCTCAGGCAACGAAGGAGAAACTGGGGCTGCTGTTACAGAAATATCTTTAG
- a CDS encoding ABC transporter permease, with protein sequence MKYWHETLAIARRILTELGRRRRSLVFWTIFPVAILLLNGLIYAERAKENLSFQEAFERAAPATLVGAALFFSCLGGSVATVVSEREHRTLRRLFLSPLSGTSYFLGIFLAHLAIAIGQTILIGAIAVAMGAQFRGSWLLGGAIILLSILSYVGVGFILGTQFARRTEDVNALVAAFGVPLLILGGAFVPAFIFPPILLEIARYNPIFHMNEALTQVMADGNGLEEIAPHFWFLVAFSVVMVILGWLSYRRMLQVERRL encoded by the coding sequence ATGAAATACTGGCATGAAACCCTGGCGATCGCCCGTCGAATTCTAACCGAACTGGGACGCCGGCGACGCAGCCTGGTTTTCTGGACAATCTTTCCAGTGGCGATATTACTGCTGAATGGGCTGATCTATGCTGAACGGGCTAAAGAAAATTTGTCCTTTCAGGAGGCGTTTGAGCGAGCGGCTCCGGCAACTCTGGTCGGGGCAGCCCTGTTCTTCAGTTGCCTGGGTGGCAGTGTGGCAACGGTTGTCTCTGAACGGGAGCATCGTACCCTGCGCCGGCTATTCCTTTCCCCTCTGAGTGGCACGTCTTACTTTCTGGGAATCTTCCTGGCCCATCTGGCGATCGCCATCGGACAAACGATTCTGATTGGGGCGATCGCGGTAGCCATGGGTGCCCAATTTCGTGGCTCGTGGCTCCTGGGCGGAGCCATCATTTTGCTGAGTATTCTGTCTTACGTGGGTGTTGGGTTCATTCTGGGCACCCAGTTTGCCCGCCGGACTGAGGATGTGAATGCCCTGGTGGCTGCCTTTGGTGTGCCCCTGCTGATCCTGGGCGGCGCTTTTGTGCCTGCCTTTATTTTCCCGCCCATATTGCTAGAAATTGCTCGCTACAACCCAATTTTCCATATGAATGAAGCCCTCACCCAGGTGATGGCAGACGGGAATGGGTTGGAAGAAATCGCCCCCCACTTCTGGTTTCTGGTCGCCTTTTCTGTGGTGATGGTTATCTTGGGCTGGCTTTCCTACCGCCGCATGTTGCAGGTAGAGCGACGGCTGTAA
- the pdhA gene encoding pyruvate dehydrogenase (acetyl-transferring) E1 component subunit alpha, whose protein sequence is MVQERALPKFQTSTAKVTREEGLRLYEDMVLGRFFEDKCAEMYYRGKMFGFVHLYNGQEAVSTGVIQAMRPGEDYVCSTYRDHVHALSAGVPARNVMAELFGKETGCSKGRGGSMHLFSAEHRLLGGYAFIGEGIPVATGAAFQTKYRREVLGDETADQVTAAFFGDGTTNNGQFFECLNMAALWSLPILFVVENNKWAIGMAHERATSQPEIYKKASVFGMPGVEVDGMDVLAVRAVAQEAIARARAGEGPTLIECLTYRFRGHSLADPDELRSKAEKEAWLARDPIKKFAAYLLEQNLASQQELKEIEKKIQLEVEEAVKFALESPEPKAEDLYKYVFAEDE, encoded by the coding sequence ATGGTTCAAGAAAGAGCACTCCCGAAATTTCAGACCTCAACTGCAAAAGTTACCCGAGAAGAAGGGCTACGACTGTACGAAGACATGGTGCTGGGGCGTTTTTTTGAAGATAAGTGCGCTGAAATGTACTATCGGGGCAAAATGTTTGGCTTCGTCCACCTTTACAACGGGCAGGAAGCCGTCTCTACCGGTGTCATTCAGGCCATGCGCCCTGGTGAAGACTATGTCTGTAGCACCTACCGGGATCACGTCCACGCCCTCAGTGCTGGTGTGCCCGCCCGGAATGTGATGGCAGAATTGTTTGGTAAGGAAACCGGGTGCAGCAAAGGGCGGGGTGGTTCCATGCACCTGTTTTCAGCAGAGCATCGCCTGTTGGGGGGATATGCCTTTATTGGGGAGGGAATCCCCGTTGCCACCGGAGCTGCTTTTCAGACCAAGTACCGCCGGGAAGTCCTGGGAGATGAAACCGCTGACCAGGTGACCGCTGCTTTTTTTGGAGACGGCACGACTAATAATGGACAGTTTTTTGAATGTCTGAATATGGCGGCATTGTGGAGCTTGCCCATCCTGTTTGTGGTGGAAAATAACAAATGGGCGATCGGGATGGCCCATGAGCGAGCAACATCTCAACCAGAGATTTACAAGAAAGCCAGTGTGTTTGGTATGCCCGGTGTGGAAGTGGATGGCATGGATGTCCTGGCAGTGCGGGCAGTGGCCCAGGAAGCCATTGCCCGTGCTCGCGCTGGCGAAGGTCCAACTCTGATTGAATGCCTCACCTACCGCTTCCGGGGGCATTCCCTGGCAGACCCGGATGAACTGCGATCGAAAGCCGAGAAAGAAGCCTGGTTAGCCCGCGACCCGATTAAGAAGTTTGCTGCTTATCTGCTGGAACAAAACCTGGCATCCCAGCAGGAGTTGAAGGAGATTGAGAAAAAGATCCAGCTCGAAGTGGAAGAGGCTGTTAAGTTCGCTCTGGAAAGCCCAGAACCTAAAGCGGAAGATCTTTATAAGTATGTATTTGCCGAAGATGAGTAG
- a CDS encoding aromatic ring-hydroxylating dioxygenase subunit alpha yields MTHDQQVMTSNELLTSDPPPNSLPMTASSSSSIRFDVRQAGINLNHWYVVAQANEVKDRPVGVVLWEQAIALYRDSQGQVRALEDSCPHRFVKLSRGKVVGDAIECAYHGWQINSAGGCAAVPYLAENQKLPACKIRTYPVKEQDGFIWLFPGDPELADQIAPMGVPEWDHLNYIGSFTVIDAKAHFSYLIENLMDMYHGHLHQDWQAWTGAVLQGLEESGDRVDAHYQAQNYYRIDKIWSVSQLFFPQLRRLHPDPLDVSYVYPHWKSCLGQDFKIYCLFCPVSKTHTRAYLVHFTSLEAFPNLHKLAIGFRRFIKNSLFNSARGLLKGLVIQDIAMIEDEQRAYLRNPDCRPHELNPTLVSVQRLIREQTESGNK; encoded by the coding sequence ATGACCCATGACCAACAAGTAATGACCAGCAACGAACTCCTGACTTCTGACCCCCCACCGAATTCCCTTCCCATGACCGCTTCTTCCTCATCCTCCATTCGATTTGATGTTCGTCAGGCAGGCATCAATCTCAACCACTGGTATGTGGTGGCTCAAGCCAATGAAGTGAAGGACAGGCCGGTGGGAGTGGTGTTGTGGGAGCAGGCGATCGCTCTGTATCGGGATAGTCAGGGGCAGGTTCGGGCACTGGAGGACTCTTGCCCCCATCGGTTTGTCAAACTGAGCCGGGGCAAGGTTGTGGGTGATGCCATTGAATGTGCCTATCACGGCTGGCAAATTAATTCTGCGGGGGGGTGTGCAGCAGTCCCTTACCTGGCAGAAAATCAAAAATTGCCAGCCTGCAAAATTCGCACCTATCCGGTTAAGGAGCAGGATGGATTTATCTGGCTCTTTCCGGGTGATCCGGAACTGGCAGACCAGATAGCCCCAATGGGGGTACCAGAATGGGACCACCTTAACTACATTGGCTCGTTTACGGTAATTGATGCCAAAGCTCACTTCTCTTACCTGATTGAGAACCTGATGGATATGTACCACGGACATCTGCATCAGGACTGGCAGGCGTGGACAGGAGCTGTGTTACAGGGTTTGGAGGAGTCAGGCGATCGCGTTGATGCCCACTACCAGGCTCAAAACTATTACCGCATCGACAAAATCTGGTCCGTCTCCCAACTCTTCTTTCCCCAGCTCCGCCGCCTCCACCCCGATCCCCTGGATGTGAGTTATGTGTATCCCCACTGGAAATCCTGTCTGGGACAGGACTTTAAAATTTATTGCCTGTTCTGCCCGGTGAGCAAAACTCATACCCGTGCTTATCTGGTTCATTTCACATCCCTGGAAGCCTTTCCCAATCTGCACAAGCTCGCGATCGGCTTTCGCCGCTTCATCAAAAATAGCCTGTTCAATAGCGCCAGGGGACTGCTAAAAGGACTGGTGATCCAGGATATCGCCATGATTGAAGACGAACAGCGGGCTTACTTGAGAAATCCAGACTGCCGTCCCCATGAGCTAAATCCCACGCTGGTAAGTGTGCAGCGCTTAATTCGAGAGCAGACTGAATCTGGGAATAAATAA